In Oryza sativa Japonica Group chromosome 2, ASM3414082v1, the following are encoded in one genomic region:
- the LOC4330403 gene encoding uncharacterized protein isoform X1, giving the protein MPLASKQNDTFADDIISNGGSDEGDDYEDYCSSEDYDETEPGDNLPPYADLEHEGQVHEMLESTKKSGRGPTMMRSLWKDLDPNEKIRLKFNRYGQPCGLKTCKLTNFIGTLVKGKYVSLAAKNWRKVPEASKTKVWTSVQGIFDIEDHYKPWILKSASKKWKDFKAVLKRMYFNSELSWRQNVLNGCQERIPIKQWAWLVRYWKTEAARIKSERNKATRSLQLNGTHTTGSRGFAVVLDQTELKENRKVGRAELYVITHTKRNGEPLDEYCSDKID; this is encoded by the exons ATGCCATTGGCATCCAAACAAAATGACACATTTGCAG ATGACATAATAAGCAATGGAGGATCCGATGAGGGAGATGACTATGAAGATTACTGTAGCTCTGAAGATTATGATGAGACTGAACCTGGGGACAATTTGCCACCTTATGCTGACTTGGAGCATGAAGGTCAAGTTCATG AAATGCTAGAAAGTACAAAGAAAAGTGGAAGAGGCCCCACAATGATGAGATCGCTATGGAAGGACCTTGATCCCAATGAGAAGATCAGATTGAAATTCAATCGATATGGTCAACCTTGTGGATTAAAGACTTGCAAATTAACCAATTTTATTGGAACTCTTGTCAAAGGCAAATATGTATCCTTGGCTGCAAAGAATTGGAGAAAGGTACCTGAAGCAAGCAAGACGAAAGTTTGGACATCTGTTCAG GGAATTTTTGACATTGAGGATCATTACAAACCTTGGATTTTGAAATCAGCTAGCAAAAAGTGGAAAGATTTTAAAGCTGTCTTGAAGAGAATGTACTTCAATTCTGAGTTATCATGGAGACAAAATGTACTTAATGGCTGCCAAGAAAGAATCCCTATAAAACAATGGGCATGGTTGGTGAGGTATTGGAAGACTGAAGCAGCTCGG ATCAAGTCAGAGAGGAATAAAGCTACTAGATCCTTGCAACTCAATGGAACTCACACCACTGGTTCACGAGGTTTTGCAGTTGTTCTTGATCAAACG GAGCTTAAAGAGAACAGAAAAGTTGGACGGGCTGAACTCTATGTAATTACTCATACCAAAAGAAATGGAGAACCCTTGGATGAATACTGTAGTGATAAAATT GATTAA
- the LOC4330402 gene encoding probable xyloglucan endotransglucosylase/hydrolase protein 30, giving the protein MALEARFFLAAVFAVAATCLCLSAVASAFAVPSVAFDEGYSPLFGDDNLVRSSDDKSVRLLLDRRSGSGFISSDYYLHGFFSASIKLPKAYTAGVVVAFYLSNGDVYEKTHDELDFEFLGSRWGGQWRVQTNAYGNGSTARGREERYLLPFDPTLEAHRYSVLWAPTHIIFYIDDTPIREVIRHPGMGGDFPSKPMAVYATIWDGSTWATDGGKYKVNYKYAPFASEFSDLALLGCRADPVLRAPRDGGGAGCAEPDLLGLLTADYAVMTPRKRAAMRAFRARHMTYTVCYDAVRYAAGPFPECDVSDVEKESFSAWGESKNVVMKARGRGRRRGRKAGAGAMSRLDVSSS; this is encoded by the exons ATGGCGTTGGAGGCCAGGTTCTTTTTGGCGGccgtgttcgccgtcgccgcgacgTGCTTGTGCTTATCGGCGGTGGCCTCTGCTTTCGCCGTGCCGAGCGTCGCCTTCGACGAAGGGTACTCGCCGCTGTTCGGCGACGACAACCTCGTCCGCTCGTCGGATGATAAGAGCGTCCGCCTCTTGCTCGACCGGCGCTCCG GTTCTGGGTTCATCTCCTCGGATTACTACCTCCACGGCTTCTTCAGCGCGTCCATCAAGTTGCCCAAGGCTTAcacggccggcgtcgtcgttgcCTTCTAC CTGTCAAACGGGGACGTGTACGAGAAGACGCACGACGAGCTGGACTTCGAGTTCCTGGGCAGCCGTTGGGGCGGCCAGTGGCGTGTGCAGACCAACGCCTACGGCAACGGCAGCACCGCGCGCGGCCGCGAGGAGCGCTACCTCCTCCCCTTCGACCCCACCCTCGAGGCCCATCGCTACTCCGTCCTCTGGGCCCCCACCCACATCAT ATTCTACATCGATGACACACCGATCAGGGAGGTGATCAGGCACCCGGGCATGGGCGGGGATTTCCCGTCGAAGCCGATGGCGGTATACGCGACGATCTGGGACGGTTCGACCTGGGCCACGGACGGCGGCAAGTACAAGGTGAACTACAAGTACGCGCCGTTCGCCTCCGAGTTCTCCGACCTGGCGCTGCTCGGCTGCCGCGCCGACCCGGTGCTCCGCGCcccgcgcgacggcggcggcgccgggtgcGCCGAGCCCGACCTGCTCGGCCTCCTCACGGCCGACTACGCCGTCATGACCCCGCGGAAGCGCGCCGCGATGCGCGCGTTCCGCGCGCGGCACATGACCTACACCGTGTGCTACGACGCGGTGCGGTACGCGGCCGGGCCGTTCCCGGAGTGCGACGTCTCTGACGTGGAGAAGGAGTCCTTCTCGGCGTGGGGCGAGTCCAAGAACGTCGTCATGAAGGCGCGTGGCCGCGGGCGCCGCCGAGGACGCaaggccggcgccggagccatGTCGCGCCTCGACGTGTCCAGCAGCTGA
- the LOC4330404 gene encoding lysine-specific demethylase JMJ706-like isoform X1 — protein sequence MAGNDEVALKPVSCGARLRRSCDASLRFGGSMRDPFLKHKVKKFDLSSLDWIDEIPECPVFSPSIEEFEDPLVYLNKIAPIAAKYGICKIVSPLCASVPIGPVLMKEQGGLKFTTRVQPLRLAEWSKDDKFAFFMSGRKYTFRDFEKMANKEFVRRYSSAACLPPRYMEEEFWHEIAFGKMQSVEYACDIDGSAFSSSPNDQLGTSKWNLKRLSRLPKSTLRLLRAAIPGITDPMLYIGMLFSMFAWHVEDHYLYSINYHHCGASKTWYGIPGKAAPDFEKVVCEHVYDHEILSGEGENAAFDVILGKTTMFPPNILLRHHVPVYRAIQKPGEFVITFPRAYHSGFSHGFNCGEAVNFAIGEWFPLGALASQRYALLKRTPLLPYEELLCKEAALLDHEFSTCDYKDTTTLAGETHSQRCMKVPFVQLMRVQHRIRWSLMKMGARTHYKADIDATVLCGICRRDCYVAHIMCNCRIDAICLCHEEEIRRCPCSCDRVVFVRKDIFELETLSKKFEEESGILDAVKKQMARRDGASQHSNFFDCTDHEAEYYPYCNIHIDPSPEIYSISETNFVGYDLNNPHPAASTVTFSFVPHEYSTQSDECTSSNRRALSSSCLENTITPENAISNACQLSTPDQTCLSDKLAAHDTDDSDCEIFRVKRRSGLTPEKRHMEDGTTNFTGNQVLKRLKKINAHDRQEHKLPELSCGARSEPVHTDDCIHCVDFISENGDDFIAPTKLKMIHQLDANIVEDEVASSQKYNSCNYQSPSIELGPKRLKIRGPSFPSRISELEVSCRFQDNDLGSQHAR from the exons ATGGCGGGGAATGATGAAGTTGCCCTGAAACCTGTTTCATGCGGGGCAAGATTACGGAGGAGTTGTGATGCATCATTGAGGTTTGGAGGGTCCATGAGAGACCCTTTTTTGAAGCACAAAGTGAAGAAGTTTGATCTATCTAGCCTAGATTGGATTGATGAGATTCCGGAATGTCCTGTGTTTTCTCCATCAATAGAGGAGTTTGAGGATCCACTTGTTTATCTCAATAAAATTGCCCCTATCGCTGCAAAATATG GTATATGTAAGATTGTTTCACCTCTCTGCGCTTCTGTACCTATTGGGCCTGTACTTATGAAGGAACAAGGTGGACTTAAATTTACTACCAGGGTGCAACCTCTCCGCCTTGCTGAATGGTCCAAGGATGACAAGTTTGCTTTCTTCATGAGTGGAAG AAAGTATACATTTCGAGATTTCGAGAAGATGGCGAATAAAGAATTTGTTCGAAGATACTCAAGTGCTGCTTGTCTTCCACCAAGATATATGGAAGAAGAATTCTGGCATGAAATAGCCTTTGGCAAGATGCAGTCTGTTGAGTATGCATGTGATATTGATGGTAGTGCATTCTCTTCTTCTCCTAATGATCAACTGGGCACAAGCAAATGGAACTTGAAG AGACTTTCTCGGTTGCCGAAATCAACACTGCGTCTCCTCAGAGCAGCAATTCCA GGAATAACGGATCCAATGCTGTATATTGGGATGCTCTTTAGTATGTTTGCATGGCACGTGGAAGATCATTACTTATACAG CATTAACTATCATCACTGTGGGGCTTCAAAAACGTGGTATGGCATTCCAGGCAAAGCTGCTCCGGATTTTGAGAAAGTGGTATGTGAGCATGTGTACGATCATGAAATTTTATCAGGTGAAGGGGAAAATGCAGCATTTGATGTCATTTTGGGAAAGACTACAATGTTTCCTCCAAATATTCTGTTGCGTCATCATGTTCCTGTCTACAGAGCTATACAGAAACCTGGAGAGTTTGTTATTACGTTTCCCCGAGCTTATCATTCAGGTTTCAGCCATG GTTTTAATTGTGGCGAGGCAGTGAATTTCGCTATTGGAGAATGGTTTCCTCTGGGAGCACTTGCTAGTCAACGTTATGCACTTTTAAAGAGGACACCATTACTACCTTACGAGGAACTTCTTTGTAAAGAGGCGGCACTTCTTGATCATGAATTTTCTACCTGTGATTATAAAGATACAACAACATTAGCTGGAGAAACACACAGTCAACGCTGTATGAAAGTTCCTTTTGTTCAGTTGATGAGGGTCCAACATCGTATCCGTTGGTCCCTTATGAAAATGGGTGCTCGCACGCATTATAAAGCAGATATTGATGCCACAGTTCTGTGTGGAATATGTAGACGCGACTGCTACGTAGCCCACATTATGTGTAACTGCAGAATTGATGCGATTTGCCTTTGCCATG AGGAAGAGATTAGGAGATGCCCTTGCAGTTGTGATCGTGTTGTATTTGTGAGGAAAGACATATTTGAACTGGAGACATTATCAAAGAAGTTCGAGGAGGAAAGTGGAATACTGGATGCAGTCAAAAAGCAAATGGCTCGACGTGATGGCGCTAGTCAGCATTCTAACTTTTTCGATTGTACTGATCATGAAGCTGAGTACTACCCATACTGCAATATTCACATAGATCCATCCCCAGAAATATATAGCATTTCAGAGACAAATTTTGTTGGGTATGACTTGAACAATCCACATCCTGCTGCATCAACAGTAACATTTTCTTTTGTACCCCATGAGTATTCTACACAAAGTGAT GAGTGTACAAGTTCTAACAGAAGAGCCTTGTCTAGCTCTTGTCTCGAGAATACAATTACCCCTGAAAATGCAATTAGTAATGCTTGCCAGTTATCTACTCCTGATCAAACATGTCTGTCTGACAAATTGGCTGCACATGATACTGATGATTCTGACTGTGAGATATTTAGAGTAAAGAGAAGATCTGGCCTAACTCCTGAGAAAAGACACATGGAAGATGGAACAACAAATTTCACTGGGAATCAG GTATTGAAACGGCTGAAGAAAATTAATGCACATGACAGACAAGAACATAAGTTACCTGAACTATCCTGTGGTGCAAGGAGTGAACCTGTCCATACTGATGATTGTATACATTGTGTTGACTTCATTTCTGAAAATGGAGACGACTTCATAGCTCCAACCAAATTGAAGATGATACATCAACTAGATGCAAATATTGTTGAGGATGAAGTTGCTTCCAGCCAGAAATATAATAGTTGCAACTACCAATCTCCATCTATAGAGCTTGGGCCAAAACGCTTGAAAATTCGTGGCCCATCTTTTCCCAGCAGGATTTCTGAGCTGGAGGTATCTTGTAGATTCCAGGACAATGACTTGGGCAGCCAGCATGCTCGATGA
- the LOC4330404 gene encoding lysine-specific demethylase JMJ706-like isoform X2, protein MKEQGGLKFTTRVQPLRLAEWSKDDKFAFFMSGRKYTFRDFEKMANKEFVRRYSSAACLPPRYMEEEFWHEIAFGKMQSVEYACDIDGSAFSSSPNDQLGTSKWNLKRLSRLPKSTLRLLRAAIPGITDPMLYIGMLFSMFAWHVEDHYLYSINYHHCGASKTWYGIPGKAAPDFEKVVCEHVYDHEILSGEGENAAFDVILGKTTMFPPNILLRHHVPVYRAIQKPGEFVITFPRAYHSGFSHGFNCGEAVNFAIGEWFPLGALASQRYALLKRTPLLPYEELLCKEAALLDHEFSTCDYKDTTTLAGETHSQRCMKVPFVQLMRVQHRIRWSLMKMGARTHYKADIDATVLCGICRRDCYVAHIMCNCRIDAICLCHEEEIRRCPCSCDRVVFVRKDIFELETLSKKFEEESGILDAVKKQMARRDGASQHSNFFDCTDHEAEYYPYCNIHIDPSPEIYSISETNFVGYDLNNPHPAASTVTFSFVPHEYSTQSDECTSSNRRALSSSCLENTITPENAISNACQLSTPDQTCLSDKLAAHDTDDSDCEIFRVKRRSGLTPEKRHMEDGTTNFTGNQVLKRLKKINAHDRQEHKLPELSCGARSEPVHTDDCIHCVDFISENGDDFIAPTKLKMIHQLDANIVEDEVASSQKYNSCNYQSPSIELGPKRLKIRGPSFPSRISELEVSCRFQDNDLGSQHAR, encoded by the exons ATGAAGGAACAAGGTGGACTTAAATTTACTACCAGGGTGCAACCTCTCCGCCTTGCTGAATGGTCCAAGGATGACAAGTTTGCTTTCTTCATGAGTGGAAG AAAGTATACATTTCGAGATTTCGAGAAGATGGCGAATAAAGAATTTGTTCGAAGATACTCAAGTGCTGCTTGTCTTCCACCAAGATATATGGAAGAAGAATTCTGGCATGAAATAGCCTTTGGCAAGATGCAGTCTGTTGAGTATGCATGTGATATTGATGGTAGTGCATTCTCTTCTTCTCCTAATGATCAACTGGGCACAAGCAAATGGAACTTGAAG AGACTTTCTCGGTTGCCGAAATCAACACTGCGTCTCCTCAGAGCAGCAATTCCA GGAATAACGGATCCAATGCTGTATATTGGGATGCTCTTTAGTATGTTTGCATGGCACGTGGAAGATCATTACTTATACAG CATTAACTATCATCACTGTGGGGCTTCAAAAACGTGGTATGGCATTCCAGGCAAAGCTGCTCCGGATTTTGAGAAAGTGGTATGTGAGCATGTGTACGATCATGAAATTTTATCAGGTGAAGGGGAAAATGCAGCATTTGATGTCATTTTGGGAAAGACTACAATGTTTCCTCCAAATATTCTGTTGCGTCATCATGTTCCTGTCTACAGAGCTATACAGAAACCTGGAGAGTTTGTTATTACGTTTCCCCGAGCTTATCATTCAGGTTTCAGCCATG GTTTTAATTGTGGCGAGGCAGTGAATTTCGCTATTGGAGAATGGTTTCCTCTGGGAGCACTTGCTAGTCAACGTTATGCACTTTTAAAGAGGACACCATTACTACCTTACGAGGAACTTCTTTGTAAAGAGGCGGCACTTCTTGATCATGAATTTTCTACCTGTGATTATAAAGATACAACAACATTAGCTGGAGAAACACACAGTCAACGCTGTATGAAAGTTCCTTTTGTTCAGTTGATGAGGGTCCAACATCGTATCCGTTGGTCCCTTATGAAAATGGGTGCTCGCACGCATTATAAAGCAGATATTGATGCCACAGTTCTGTGTGGAATATGTAGACGCGACTGCTACGTAGCCCACATTATGTGTAACTGCAGAATTGATGCGATTTGCCTTTGCCATG AGGAAGAGATTAGGAGATGCCCTTGCAGTTGTGATCGTGTTGTATTTGTGAGGAAAGACATATTTGAACTGGAGACATTATCAAAGAAGTTCGAGGAGGAAAGTGGAATACTGGATGCAGTCAAAAAGCAAATGGCTCGACGTGATGGCGCTAGTCAGCATTCTAACTTTTTCGATTGTACTGATCATGAAGCTGAGTACTACCCATACTGCAATATTCACATAGATCCATCCCCAGAAATATATAGCATTTCAGAGACAAATTTTGTTGGGTATGACTTGAACAATCCACATCCTGCTGCATCAACAGTAACATTTTCTTTTGTACCCCATGAGTATTCTACACAAAGTGAT GAGTGTACAAGTTCTAACAGAAGAGCCTTGTCTAGCTCTTGTCTCGAGAATACAATTACCCCTGAAAATGCAATTAGTAATGCTTGCCAGTTATCTACTCCTGATCAAACATGTCTGTCTGACAAATTGGCTGCACATGATACTGATGATTCTGACTGTGAGATATTTAGAGTAAAGAGAAGATCTGGCCTAACTCCTGAGAAAAGACACATGGAAGATGGAACAACAAATTTCACTGGGAATCAG GTATTGAAACGGCTGAAGAAAATTAATGCACATGACAGACAAGAACATAAGTTACCTGAACTATCCTGTGGTGCAAGGAGTGAACCTGTCCATACTGATGATTGTATACATTGTGTTGACTTCATTTCTGAAAATGGAGACGACTTCATAGCTCCAACCAAATTGAAGATGATACATCAACTAGATGCAAATATTGTTGAGGATGAAGTTGCTTCCAGCCAGAAATATAATAGTTGCAACTACCAATCTCCATCTATAGAGCTTGGGCCAAAACGCTTGAAAATTCGTGGCCCATCTTTTCCCAGCAGGATTTCTGAGCTGGAGGTATCTTGTAGATTCCAGGACAATGACTTGGGCAGCCAGCATGCTCGATGA
- the LOC4330403 gene encoding uncharacterized protein isoform X2, translating to MPLASKQNDTFADDIISNGGSDEGDDYEDYCSSEDYDETEPGDNLPPYADLEHEGQVHESTKKSGRGPTMMRSLWKDLDPNEKIRLKFNRYGQPCGLKTCKLTNFIGTLVKGKYVSLAAKNWRKVPEASKTKVWTSVQGIFDIEDHYKPWILKSASKKWKDFKAVLKRMYFNSELSWRQNVLNGCQERIPIKQWAWLVRYWKTEAARIKSERNKATRSLQLNGTHTTGSRGFAVVLDQTELKENRKVGRAELYVITHTKRNGEPLDEYCSDKID from the exons ATGCCATTGGCATCCAAACAAAATGACACATTTGCAG ATGACATAATAAGCAATGGAGGATCCGATGAGGGAGATGACTATGAAGATTACTGTAGCTCTGAAGATTATGATGAGACTGAACCTGGGGACAATTTGCCACCTTATGCTGACTTGGAGCATGAAGGTCAAGTTCATG AAAGTACAAAGAAAAGTGGAAGAGGCCCCACAATGATGAGATCGCTATGGAAGGACCTTGATCCCAATGAGAAGATCAGATTGAAATTCAATCGATATGGTCAACCTTGTGGATTAAAGACTTGCAAATTAACCAATTTTATTGGAACTCTTGTCAAAGGCAAATATGTATCCTTGGCTGCAAAGAATTGGAGAAAGGTACCTGAAGCAAGCAAGACGAAAGTTTGGACATCTGTTCAG GGAATTTTTGACATTGAGGATCATTACAAACCTTGGATTTTGAAATCAGCTAGCAAAAAGTGGAAAGATTTTAAAGCTGTCTTGAAGAGAATGTACTTCAATTCTGAGTTATCATGGAGACAAAATGTACTTAATGGCTGCCAAGAAAGAATCCCTATAAAACAATGGGCATGGTTGGTGAGGTATTGGAAGACTGAAGCAGCTCGG ATCAAGTCAGAGAGGAATAAAGCTACTAGATCCTTGCAACTCAATGGAACTCACACCACTGGTTCACGAGGTTTTGCAGTTGTTCTTGATCAAACG GAGCTTAAAGAGAACAGAAAAGTTGGACGGGCTGAACTCTATGTAATTACTCATACCAAAAGAAATGGAGAACCCTTGGATGAATACTGTAGTGATAAAATT GATTAA